In the Campylobacter lari genome, TGCACTAGCTGCTGTTCCACCACTAGTTAAAAGCATACCTATAATAGCTAAAACAAAATAAAACCAATAATCTTTATAATAAGGCTTAAAGCGAGTAAATACCTCTTTAAGCTTCATTTCTTTGTAATTTTTATCCATTTTTCTCCCATACCACACCATTTGGTGTATCCATTAAAAGAATATTCTCTTTAGCTAAATCATCACGAATTTGATCTGCTAAGGCATAGTTTTTTTCTTGCTTTGCCTTGTTGCGTAGAGCGATTTTTTCTTCTATTTCTTGACATTTTTTTTCACTAATGCCAAATTGAAAATATTTTATGGTATCTATAAAGCCTATACCAAAAATAAAAGCAAGTTCTTTTAAGGTTTTTTCTAATTGTATTTTATAAGTTTTATCTTTTGGGTTTTGATCTAAGTAAATATTACTTTCATTGATAAACTCATCAAGTAAAGCTAAGGCTTTAGAGGCATTTAAATCATCATTTAAAACTTCTAAGATATTTTTAGCTACTTCACTTTCTATGGTAGTTTTTTCATCTATAAAAGCATTTATGTTTAAGCGTTTTTTTAAGCGGTAAAATTTATCAAGCCTTTTTTTAGCAGCTTGTAAGTCTTCCAAAGCATAGTTAAAATGTGCTCTATAATGTACGCTTAAAAGATAAAATCTCAAAACCTCTCCACTAAAAAGTTTTAAAGAATCTTTTAGAAAAAAGCTATTTCCCAAGCTTTTGCTCATTTTTTCACCATTAATTTGTACAAAGCCATTATGCAACCAAAAATTAGCCAACTCATGATTATTTTTACAACGACACTGGCAAGCTTCGTTTTCATGATGAGGAAAAAGCAAATCTATACCCCCTGCATGAATATCAAGTTTATCTTTAAAAATACTTTCTATCATCACAACGCATTCTGTGTGCCAACCTGGTCTTCCTTTGCCAAAATTTGCAGGATAAAATTTTTCATCAAATTTCCATAAAACAAAATCGCTATCATTTTTTTTAGTAACGCTTTCTTCTAAGCGTGATTGATTATCTTCTAAATTTCTTTTAGAGATATAAAAGTATTTATCATCTTTGCTAGTATCAAAATAAATTCCATCTTCAAGTTTATAAGCTAGGTTTAATTCTAAAAGTTTTTCTATATATATAATCATTTGCTCAATATAAGCTGTAGCCTTTGGTTTAAAATTAGGTTCTAAGATATTAAGTGCTTGCATATCTTCTTCGTATCTTTTAATATAAAAATTTGTAATTTCTTCTAAACTTTTGCCACTTTCTTGCATTTTTTTTAAGATTTTATCATCAATATCAGTGTAATTTTTAGCAAAAACTACTTCATAATCATTTGCTAGTAAAACTCTTCTTAAAAAATCAAAACATACACTACTTCTTGCATGTCCTAAATGTGCATCATCATATACAGTAGGCCCGCATAAATAAATATTTGCTTTTTTTGCCTCATGTGGGATAAATTCGCATTTTTTCTTTAAAACACTATCAAAAAAAACCATTAAAATAAACCTTTAAAAAAATGATAAATTCCAATTAAAAATTGTATTAAAATATCTTTAATTTCAAATAAGCCTAAAGCAAATAAACTTAAAAATACTATGCTAATAAGCCAAAATTTAACCCTAAAAATACCCCAAAGATTTTTAAAACCAAATTCTTTAATATTAGCATACAATAAATAAAAAGCACTAATAGATGAAGCCAGTGCAATACCCAAGCTCTTATAGGCTTCTTCTTTGATGAGTAAAATAATCACTATGCTAAAAAATGCTGATATAAAAAGTGTTTTAAAGGCTATTATAGCGGCTATTTTTTGTTTAAATTTAGCATAAAGCCACAAAGAGAAAAGTTTTTGCAAACCAAAAGGTAAAAGTCCTAAAAGATAAGCTTGTAATAAAAATGCAGTGATTTTTGTATCTTCTTGATTAAAATTTCCTCTTTGAAATAAAAACTCCACAATTTCTTTAGCTAAGATAATCCCAACTATACTAGCTAAAATCAAAAGCACACTTAAATACTCAAAAGCTTTTTGCATAAAAGCTAAGGCTTTTTGTTCTTCATTTGCTTTTAAATGTCTTAGTATTTTTGGAAAACTTACTTGACTTAGTGCGATTGCAAAAAGAGCTAAAGGAAGCTGAAAAACCCTATTAGAATAATACAAATACGAAATGCTTCCAGCCATTAAAAAACTAGCTATAGTGGTATCTAATAAAGAACTAATTTGATTTGCTGAAGAGCCTAAAAGTCCATGGGTAAAAGTAGAGTGGAATTTATCTAAACTAGTCTTTGTTTTTTTAAGTTTTATGCTTAAATACATACTTTTTAAAATTCTAGTGTTTTTTAAAGCAAAAATATGCCATATAAGTTGAGCTAGACCACTTAAAACAGTCGCATACGAAAAATAATACAAAGCTTCTAAAGGTTTATCTTGAGTGACAAAAAATCCGGCAATCACGACAAAAAGATTAAAAAATGAAGCAGAAAAAGAAGTGATGAAAAAATTTTGTTTATAATTTAACAAAGAGCCTAAAAAAGTTACTAAAAAAATAAAAAATAAATACCAAAAATTAATAGAAACTAAAGGTGCAGCTAGGATAATTGTTTCTTTATTAAAACCAAAGGCAAAAATCTTTGTAAAAAATTCAGCAAAAAAACTCACTAAAACACAAGTTAAAAAAACGATAATGCTAAATTGCAATAAGACATTTATGCAAAAAGCACCTTTTTTACTTGCTTTTAAAAAACTTGGTAAAAAGGCTTGTCCAAAGGCTCCTTCAGCGAAAATTCTTCTAAAAAAAGCAGGCATTTTTAAAGCTACAAAGAAAATATCACTATAAATTCCAGCCCCTAAGTACAAGGCTAAAACAATATCTCTTAAAACACCCATAATTCTAGAAAATAAAATTCCTAAGGCATTGATGATGAAATTTTTAAAAACAATATTTTTTTTCATTAATTTTCATTCTTTAAACATTAGTTTGAGTATTATAAAATTTTTTAATAGCAATAATTTTAACTAAATTTTGATTTTATTTTTGCTAAAATCAAAATTTTATATACAATAAGGAAGCTTAAGCTATGGAAGAAAAGAAAATTTTATATACTAAAGACCCTTATAAAGAGCTTTTGATATTTGCTTCTGAAAATAAATGTGAAGTCGATGAACTTGATTTTAGATTGTTAAGTTTTAGCACTTCTTATACTTATGATAATCAAGAATGGATAAAAGTTAATGAAAAAGAATTAAAAATTTTTGAAGAAGATGAAAAATTTTTAATTCATGATTTAAATATAGAACAAGAATATAAAATAGAAATTTATTTTAAAAAATTTACACGCTCTCCAGCTTTTGAGATTAGTTTGCATGTTAATGAACTTTGCACTTTATTAAAAGCTAGTGTTAGAGCTAGTGAAGCTATTGCTTTTCATGATAAATTAGCACTAGAGCTTTTGGAAGCTATTTATAAAGCGATGATAAAAGAAAAATATTTGCTTGGATTTAGAATTTTTGATTTTAAAAAGCAAATTATTGATTTTAATACTAAAGTTAAAGAAAAGCAAAAATTTGATTTTGAAGTTGAATTTGAAGTATGTAAGGGAGTTAATCCACAAGAGCCTACAAATGAAGAAATTCAATATCATTATCTAGAAAATTTAAAAAAACACAATGATGTGATGAATAGAAACTATGTAGCACCTATAGGAAAAGATGAGGTGGCTATTGAGAGGATTAAACCAAAAGAGGGTAGTGATGGTAAAGATTTAAGATTTAAAATTTTAAAAGCCCTCCCGCCAAAAACAAACAAAGAAAAAGTTATTTGTTCGGATAATTTTGAAGTTAAAGAAGATGATGAAAGTATAAAATATATTGCCAAAAAAGATGGATTTATTATCCAAAAAAAATCTATTTATGAGATAGAAAATTATTTAGAATTTAACAAGGTTGATTTTAAAAGCACGGGTTCTATTTGGGCGGGTTTTGATAAGCAAGTTATTATCGTGATTAAAAATACAAATAGTTTAGAGGATGCAATAGGCCCTAGAATTACCGTTGAAGCACAAGAGTTAGAGGTTGTGGGCAATATGGCTCAAGATTCTGTTTTAAGAGGTAAAAAAGTAATTCTTAAAGGCAATATGCACCATAAAAGTACTATTATAGGGCAAAAGGTTGAGGTTAATATCTTAAGAGGGTATTGTGAAGCTGAGGAAGTTTTTGCTGAAACTTTAGAAAATGGCTCTATTAAGGCTAAAAAAGTAAATATTAAAAAGGCTGTGGGTGGGGAGATTATCGCGGATGAAATTTACATACAAGAGCTTGGTGGTAATTGTTTATGCAGTGCTAAAAGTTTAATCCGCGTTGAAAAAATTCAAGGAAGTGGTAATAAACTTGTAATTCAAGATCTCAAAGCTTTTGATAGAGAAAAAAGTGGAGAGGAAATACTCTTGCATATTGAAGAGTTAAAAAAAGAGCAAGAAAATTTAGCCAAAGAAATTGAAGAGACTAAGCATACTATCCATGTGAGTAAAGATTCTGTGAGAATTTTACAGCAAAAGGCAAAAGAATTAATGAATGCAAAAAGAGCTATACCACAAGCTTATAAGATTACTATTAAAGATTTTAATCAAAAGATTGAAAAATTAAATATTTTAGCTAATAAGATAGAAACTCTAAAAGAGGAAGAAAAAACAAATATAGAAAAGCTTAAAAAAATTCAAGATGAACTTTTAAAATCAAAAATTATTAATAAAAGTGGAAAATGGATGGACTTAAACGAGGTTAAATTTGTTTTATTAAATCCTAGAAAAGAGTTAAGCTATCATCCGCGTAATGATGAGGTGATTGAGTGTTTTGAGCTTGAAAAAATAGATGCTGAAGATGGAGTAAGTGTTTATGAAATTCGCTCTATTGGTAATTATAAGGAAGAAGCTAAATGATAGTGGCGATTGAAGGAATAGTGAGTAAAAAAGATCCTACTTTTGTAATTTTGAAAACTTTAAGTGGGGTAAGTTATGGTGTTTATGTGTCGCTTTTTTGTTCAAGTAATTTTGAAAAAGGTCAAAAGGTTGAGTTTTTAATCACTCAAATTATTAAAGAAGACTCTCACAAATTATATGGATTTTTAGACATTAACGAGCAAAGAATGTTTGAATTATTAATTAAAATTAGTGGTATAGGAGCAACTACTGCTATGGCACTTTGCTCAAGCTTAGATACTAATACTTTTTATGCAGCTTTGCAAAATGGCGATGAGAGTGTTTTTAAAAAGGTTCCTGGTATTGGTCCAAAGAGTGCAAAAAGAATTATAGCTGAGTTAAGTGATGCAAAAATCAATATAGAAAATTCCAATCAAGATCAAGCACAAGCTTTAGCAGCCTTACTTTCACTTGGTTTTAAACAAGAAAATATTTTAAAGGTTTTAAGAACTTGTGAGAGTAAAAATACTAGTGAGCTTATTAAAGAGGCTTTGAAAAAATTAGCATAATAAAAGGAAAAATATAATGATATATGGTGTAATTTTTGGTGCAAATTCTTATGAGCATGAAATTAGCATTGTGAGTGCTGTGGTGTTAAAAAAAGTACTCAAAGTGCAAAAAAAATTTATATTTTGTGATAAAAATAAGGAATTTTTTCTTATAGATGAAGAAAAAATGAATGCAAAAACTTTTAGTAGTGGCGCTTATAAAAAAGAAAAAGCCTTAGTATTAAAGCAGGGTGGTTTTTTTATAAAAACTATGTTAGGTGAGAAAAAACTTGACATTGATATAGCGATAAATATTGTACATGGAAAAGATGGTGAAGATGGCAAAATAGCTGCTTTGCTTGATTTTTATGGTATAAAATACATAGGACCGCGCATAGAAGCTAGTGTTTTATCTTTTAATAAAGTTTTAACTAAACTTTATGCACAAAGCGTAGGGGTGAAAACACTTGATTATAGGGTTTTAAATTTGCATAAAGAGCAAAATGTTTCTTTAGATTTTCCTTGTATTTTAAAGCCTGCAAGATTAGGTAGTAGCATAGGTATAAGTATAGTTAAAGATGAAAGCGAGCTTAAATATGCTAAAGATGTTGCTTTTGAATTTGATGAGGATGTTGTAGTAGAACAATTTATAAGCAATATTAAAGAATATAACTTAGCAGGTTGTATGATAGGTGAAAAAATGGAATTTTCTATCATTGAAGAACCTAGAAAAAATGAAATTTTAGATTTTGAACAAAAATATTTAGGCTTTTCAGAAAGTTCTAAAGTGAGTGAAGCAAATATTAGCGAAGAATTAAAACAAAAACTCAGGGATAATTTTACGAGAATTTACAATCCTTTATTTAAAGGAGCTTTGATTCGCTGTGATTTTTTTGTGATAGATGATGAGGTTTATTTAAATGAGATTAATCCAAATCCAGGATCATTGGCAAATTATTTATTTGAAGATTTTACTAATATAATTAATAATTTAGCAAAAAATATAGAGTTAGAAAAGCAAATCAAGATCGATTATGCTTTTATTCACAGCATTAATGGACAAAAAGGTAAATTATAATCATGGCTACTTTTAGCAAAGATGAAATTTATACTGCAACTGAAGTAGTAAGAAATTTCAGCACTATGCTTGAAAAAACAAAAAAAAGTGAAAATAGCAGGGTGGTGATAGTAAAAAATAATAAATTTGAAGCCGTGCTTTTAAGTTTTGAAGAATATGAGCGTTTAAATGAAGCTGTAATGCTTTTAGAAAAAATTTATAAAGATAAAAAAGGCTAGAAATGGCAAAAACTAGAGTATATTCTAATGGGTATTTTTATAATTTAAGCTATGAAATCATCAATCCAAAATGTGAAAAAACAATTCTTATTTTACACGGTTGGGGTGCTAATAAAGAGCTTATGAAACAAGCTTTTGAAAAGCCTTTGAATGATTTTAAACAAATTTATTTAGATTTACCTGGTTTTGGAAATTCAAGCATAGATGCACCTATGGATTCTTATGCTTATGCCAAGGTTGTAGAAGACTTTTTAACTACAATTGAGCAAAAGGCAGATTATTTAATGGGGCATTCTTTTGGAGGAAAAGTTGCGACTATTATGTGTCAAAATGCTAATTTTCAAGGTTTGATTTTACTTTCTAGTGCAGGTGTGGTTTTGCCAAAAAGCTTTAAAGTGAGGTTTAAAATAGCCTTGTTTAAAATTTTAAAAAATCTTCCTTATGGGGATTTTTGGAGGAAATTTTTTATTAGCAAAGACGCTCAAGGTATGAGCGAAGTGATGTATGAAACCTTTAAGAAGGTTGTTAATGAAAATTTAGAAAATGAGTTTCAAAAGCTTAAAAACCCTATTTTGATTTTTTGGGGTAATGAAGATAAGGCTACGCCTTTAAAAAGTGGAGCGATTATCCACTCTTTGGCACAAAAAGGAAAATTTTTTGCATTAGATGGGGATCATTTTTTCTTTTTAAAACATGCTGATTTTATAAATGAAAAAATACATGAGGAATTTTTAAAAAATGATTAGTATGATAGCTTTTTTAAGTTTGAATTTTTTACTTGGATTTTACCTGATTTTAGCTTTGCAATGGTATTCTTATAAATTCTCACGTATAATTTTACATTTTGCTAAACCTTTATGGCATTTATATTTTTTAATAATTCCTTATTTTGCTTTTGTGTTTTCTTTATATAGTGGAAATTTTTATTTATATTTTATAGTTTTTGCTTTGTCTTTGTTATATGGTGGATATTTATATAAAAATTTAGATAAAAAGCTAGTTTTTACTGCTAGAATTAAGCGTTATTTTTTATTTTTGTCGCTTTTTACTTTAGTATTTATGCCATTTTTTTGGATAGGTTTAGAAGCTTTAGTAGCGGCATTTTTATTTAGCTTTTTAGTAGAAAAAATAAACCAAAATACATTTATAAAAAAAGCAAATAAAAAAATTTGTGATAATCCAAATTTAAAAATCATTCTAATTACTGCAAGTTTTGGAAAAACAAGTATAAAAAATTTTTTATACGAACTTTTAAAAGATGAGTTTAAGTGCTATAAAACTCCAAGAAGTGTTAATACTTTTATGGGTATAGTAAAAGATATCAATGAAAATTTAGAAAATAATACTGAAATTTATATCGTAGAAGCTGGCGCAAGAGAGCAAAATGATATTTTAGAAATTACAGAGTTTTTAAATCCTCAAATTTGCATAGTTGGTGAGATTGGTTTAGCGCATTTGGAGTATTTTAAAACTCAAGATAACATCCGCAGTGCTAAGTTGCAAGCTTTAAAATCCAAACGTTTAGAAAAATACTTTTTACACTCAAGCACCTTATATGAAAACGAATTTTATGATGATTGTTTAAGTGATGTTAGGGCAAGTTTAGAAGGTTTAGATTTTAAAATAAGATTAGATGATGATATTTATGATTTTCATACAAATTTATTAGGTGCTTTTAATGCTTGTAATATTAGTGTATGTATTTTGCTTACTCATTATTTAGGAATAAAAATAGAAAATATTATAAAAAGTGTATCAAATTTAAAAGCAGTAGAGCATCGCTTGCAAGTGATTTCTAAAGAACCTAAATTTATCATAGATGATGGTTTTAATGGAAATTTTAAAGGTATGAGTCAAAGCTATGAGCTTTGCAAAAGTTATCATGGAAGAAAAGTTTTGGTAACTCCTGGTATAGTTGAAGTTAATGAAGAAGAAAATATAAAATTATGTAAGATAATCAATGAATGTTTTGATTTTGTAATTATTACTTCAGAAGCTAATAGTGTGATTTTACAAAAACATATTACATTAGATTTTTATGTATTAAAAGAAAAATCTCAACTTGTGCAAACTTTATCAAAATTAACCCAAAATGGAGATTTGATTTTATTTTCTAATGATGCGCCAAGTTTCATGTAAAACCATTTAGCTTAAAAAGGCCAAATGGTTTCCATGAATTTTGTCCCCCAAGGCTTACGCGTTGATTTATCTATATCACCTTCTGTTTTATAAAGAATTTTTGCATCAGCTATGTATTTACTATCTATCATATTATCTTGAGAAATATCGTAAGGCCTTATAACCCCGCTTAACTGAATGATTTGTTTTTCACCGTTAATTAAAAGCTCACGACTTCCTTCTATAAAATAATTTCCATTAGATAAAACTTTAATCACTCTAGCAGAAATAGTAGTTTGGAAATTTTCACTTCTAGTTTGGCTTCCTGTGCCTTGGTATTGTGAAGTGCTTGCTGTGGTATAGCCTATATTTGTATAATCATTGATAAAATCTCTAGCTTTGCTAAGTCCAGCACCAGTGGTTATTTGTCCTCCACCTAAATTAACATTATTATTTTTACTTGTAGCTTTAGAGCCTTGCGAGTTTTGTGTAGCATTTTCTCTAATGACTACAGTAACTAAATCATTTACATTCATTGCTTTTT is a window encoding:
- a CDS encoding flagellar assembly protein A → MEEKKILYTKDPYKELLIFASENKCEVDELDFRLLSFSTSYTYDNQEWIKVNEKELKIFEEDEKFLIHDLNIEQEYKIEIYFKKFTRSPAFEISLHVNELCTLLKASVRASEAIAFHDKLALELLEAIYKAMIKEKYLLGFRIFDFKKQIIDFNTKVKEKQKFDFEVEFEVCKGVNPQEPTNEEIQYHYLENLKKHNDVMNRNYVAPIGKDEVAIERIKPKEGSDGKDLRFKILKALPPKTNKEKVICSDNFEVKEDDESIKYIAKKDGFIIQKKSIYEIENYLEFNKVDFKSTGSIWAGFDKQVIIVIKNTNSLEDAIGPRITVEAQELEVVGNMAQDSVLRGKKVILKGNMHHKSTIIGQKVEVNILRGYCEAEEVFAETLENGSIKAKKVNIKKAVGGEIIADEIYIQELGGNCLCSAKSLIRVEKIQGSGNKLVIQDLKAFDREKSGEEILLHIEELKKEQENLAKEIEETKHTIHVSKDSVRILQQKAKELMNAKRAIPQAYKITIKDFNQKIEKLNILANKIETLKEEEKTNIEKLKKIQDELLKSKIINKSGKWMDLNEVKFVLLNPRKELSYHPRNDEVIECFELEKIDAEDGVSVYEIRSIGNYKEEAK
- a CDS encoding alpha/beta fold hydrolase codes for the protein MAKTRVYSNGYFYNLSYEIINPKCEKTILILHGWGANKELMKQAFEKPLNDFKQIYLDLPGFGNSSIDAPMDSYAYAKVVEDFLTTIEQKADYLMGHSFGGKVATIMCQNANFQGLILLSSAGVVLPKSFKVRFKIALFKILKNLPYGDFWRKFFISKDAQGMSEVMYETFKKVVNENLENEFQKLKNPILIFWGNEDKATPLKSGAIIHSLAQKGKFFALDGDHFFFLKHADFINEKIHEEFLKND
- a CDS encoding D-alanine--D-alanine ligase, with the translated sequence MIYGVIFGANSYEHEISIVSAVVLKKVLKVQKKFIFCDKNKEFFLIDEEKMNAKTFSSGAYKKEKALVLKQGGFFIKTMLGEKKLDIDIAINIVHGKDGEDGKIAALLDFYGIKYIGPRIEASVLSFNKVLTKLYAQSVGVKTLDYRVLNLHKEQNVSLDFPCILKPARLGSSIGISIVKDESELKYAKDVAFEFDEDVVVEQFISNIKEYNLAGCMIGEKMEFSIIEEPRKNEILDFEQKYLGFSESSKVSEANISEELKQKLRDNFTRIYNPLFKGALIRCDFFVIDDEVYLNEINPNPGSLANYLFEDFTNIINNLAKNIELEKQIKIDYAFIHSINGQKGKL
- a CDS encoding type II toxin-antitoxin system Phd/YefM family antitoxin; amino-acid sequence: MATFSKDEIYTATEVVRNFSTMLEKTKKSENSRVVIVKNNKFEAVLLSFEEYERLNEAVMLLEKIYKDKKG
- the murJ gene encoding murein biosynthesis integral membrane protein MurJ; this encodes MKKNIVFKNFIINALGILFSRIMGVLRDIVLALYLGAGIYSDIFFVALKMPAFFRRIFAEGAFGQAFLPSFLKASKKGAFCINVLLQFSIIVFLTCVLVSFFAEFFTKIFAFGFNKETIILAAPLVSINFWYLFFIFLVTFLGSLLNYKQNFFITSFSASFFNLFVVIAGFFVTQDKPLEALYYFSYATVLSGLAQLIWHIFALKNTRILKSMYLSIKLKKTKTSLDKFHSTFTHGLLGSSANQISSLLDTTIASFLMAGSISYLYYSNRVFQLPLALFAIALSQVSFPKILRHLKANEEQKALAFMQKAFEYLSVLLILASIVGIILAKEIVEFLFQRGNFNQEDTKITAFLLQAYLLGLLPFGLQKLFSLWLYAKFKQKIAAIIAFKTLFISAFFSIVIILLIKEEAYKSLGIALASSISAFYLLYANIKEFGFKNLWGIFRVKFWLISIVFLSLFALGLFEIKDILIQFLIGIYHFFKGLF
- the cysS gene encoding cysteine--tRNA ligase, with the translated sequence MVFFDSVLKKKCEFIPHEAKKANIYLCGPTVYDDAHLGHARSSVCFDFLRRVLLANDYEVVFAKNYTDIDDKILKKMQESGKSLEEITNFYIKRYEEDMQALNILEPNFKPKATAYIEQMIIYIEKLLELNLAYKLEDGIYFDTSKDDKYFYISKRNLEDNQSRLEESVTKKNDSDFVLWKFDEKFYPANFGKGRPGWHTECVVMIESIFKDKLDIHAGGIDLLFPHHENEACQCRCKNNHELANFWLHNGFVQINGEKMSKSLGNSFFLKDSLKLFSGEVLRFYLLSVHYRAHFNYALEDLQAAKKRLDKFYRLKKRLNINAFIDEKTTIESEVAKNILEVLNDDLNASKALALLDEFINESNIYLDQNPKDKTYKIQLEKTLKELAFIFGIGFIDTIKYFQFGISEKKCQEIEEKIALRNKAKQEKNYALADQIRDDLAKENILLMDTPNGVVWEKNG
- the flgH gene encoding flagellar basal body L-ring protein FlgH, with translation MKFKNVNFYLLPFVMFGCSATVDPHINMKPPTYVEELAPKQNHNTQSNPGSLFGKGDNPLFSDKKAMNVNDLVTVVIRENATQNSQGSKATSKNNNVNLGGGQITTGAGLSKARDFINDYTNIGYTTASTSQYQGTGSQTRSENFQTTISARVIKVLSNGNYFIEGSRELLINGEKQIIQLSGVIRPYDISQDNMIDSKYIADAKILYKTEGDIDKSTRKPWGTKFMETIWPF
- the ruvA gene encoding Holliday junction branch migration protein RuvA, with translation MIVAIEGIVSKKDPTFVILKTLSGVSYGVYVSLFCSSNFEKGQKVEFLITQIIKEDSHKLYGFLDINEQRMFELLIKISGIGATTAMALCSSLDTNTFYAALQNGDESVFKKVPGIGPKSAKRIIAELSDAKINIENSNQDQAQALAALLSLGFKQENILKVLRTCESKNTSELIKEALKKLA
- a CDS encoding Mur ligase family protein: MISMIAFLSLNFLLGFYLILALQWYSYKFSRIILHFAKPLWHLYFLIIPYFAFVFSLYSGNFYLYFIVFALSLLYGGYLYKNLDKKLVFTARIKRYFLFLSLFTLVFMPFFWIGLEALVAAFLFSFLVEKINQNTFIKKANKKICDNPNLKIILITASFGKTSIKNFLYELLKDEFKCYKTPRSVNTFMGIVKDINENLENNTEIYIVEAGAREQNDILEITEFLNPQICIVGEIGLAHLEYFKTQDNIRSAKLQALKSKRLEKYFLHSSTLYENEFYDDCLSDVRASLEGLDFKIRLDDDIYDFHTNLLGAFNACNISVCILLTHYLGIKIENIIKSVSNLKAVEHRLQVISKEPKFIIDDGFNGNFKGMSQSYELCKSYHGRKVLVTPGIVEVNEEENIKLCKIINECFDFVIITSEANSVILQKHITLDFYVLKEKSQLVQTLSKLTQNGDLILFSNDAPSFM